From Onychostoma macrolepis isolate SWU-2019 chromosome 19, ASM1243209v1, whole genome shotgun sequence, a single genomic window includes:
- the LOC131526009 gene encoding CMP-N-acetylneuraminate-beta-galactosamide-alpha-2,3-sialyltransferase 2-like isoform X1 has protein sequence MRWCKYVKVILVLLSATIFTVTIHKVPYGHFKDLLNNSVVERLFHEEPCACMEHCLAASDDEWFAEHFRKDVPPALSLNNSVLPNHIFKWWQSLQSTRSKANYSQVIKELFSVIPGEEWYRDASPSRCRTCAVVGNSGNLLGSYYGPVIDNHDFVFRMNKAPVQGYEKDVGSRTTHHIMYPESAIHLDNNTHLVLLPFKTLDIQWVTSALTDGSIKRRGGMLGSYR, from the exons ATGCGCTGGTGTAAATACGTAAAGGTCATCTTGGTTTTGTTAAGCGCCACCATCTTTACTGTGACCATACATAAAGTTCCTTATGGACATTTTAAAGATTTGTTGAACAATAGTGTGGTGGAGCGGCTCTTTCATGAAGAACCCTGTGCCTGTATGGAGCACTGTTTGGCTGCGAGTGACGACGAGTGGTTTGCTGAACATTTCAGAAAAGATGTCCCACCAGCGCTCTCTCTCAATAACAGCGTCCTCCCTAACCACATCTTTAAGTGGTGGCAG TCTCTACAATCGACAAGGAGCAAAGCTAATTACTCCCAAGTGATTAAGGAGCTGTTTTCTGTCATCCCTGGAGAGGAATGGTACAGAGACGCCAGCCCGTCCCGCTGTCGAACCTGTGCTGTGGTGGGGAACTCTGGGAACCTTTTAGGATCATACTATGGTCCTGTTATAGACAACCACGATTTTGTGTTCAg GATGAATAAGGCACCAGTTCAAGGCTATGAGAAAGATGTGGGATCCAGGACGACCCATCATATCATGTACCCAGAAAGTGCCATCCATCTGGACAACAACACACACCTGGTGCTGTTGCCCTTCAAAACACTAGATATCCAGTGGGTCACCAGTGCTCTAACTGATGGATCTATCAAACG CAGAGGAGGAATGCTGGGATCGTATCGATAA
- the LOC131526009 gene encoding CMP-N-acetylneuraminate-beta-galactosamide-alpha-2,3-sialyltransferase 2-like isoform X2, whose protein sequence is MRWCKYVKVILVLLSATIFTVTIHKVPYGHFKDLLNNSVVERLFHEEPCACMEHCLAASDDEWFAEHFRKDVPPALSLNNSVLPNHIFKWWQSLQSTRSKANYSQVIKELFSVIPGEEWYRDASPSRCRTCAVVGNSGNLLGSYYGPVIDNHDFVFRMNKAPVQGYEKDVGSRTTHHIMYPESAIHLDNNTHLVLLPFKTLDIQWVTSALTDGSIKRGGMLGSYR, encoded by the exons ATGCGCTGGTGTAAATACGTAAAGGTCATCTTGGTTTTGTTAAGCGCCACCATCTTTACTGTGACCATACATAAAGTTCCTTATGGACATTTTAAAGATTTGTTGAACAATAGTGTGGTGGAGCGGCTCTTTCATGAAGAACCCTGTGCCTGTATGGAGCACTGTTTGGCTGCGAGTGACGACGAGTGGTTTGCTGAACATTTCAGAAAAGATGTCCCACCAGCGCTCTCTCTCAATAACAGCGTCCTCCCTAACCACATCTTTAAGTGGTGGCAG TCTCTACAATCGACAAGGAGCAAAGCTAATTACTCCCAAGTGATTAAGGAGCTGTTTTCTGTCATCCCTGGAGAGGAATGGTACAGAGACGCCAGCCCGTCCCGCTGTCGAACCTGTGCTGTGGTGGGGAACTCTGGGAACCTTTTAGGATCATACTATGGTCCTGTTATAGACAACCACGATTTTGTGTTCAg GATGAATAAGGCACCAGTTCAAGGCTATGAGAAAGATGTGGGATCCAGGACGACCCATCATATCATGTACCCAGAAAGTGCCATCCATCTGGACAACAACACACACCTGGTGCTGTTGCCCTTCAAAACACTAGATATCCAGTGGGTCACCAGTGCTCTAACTGATGGATCTATCAAACG AGGAGGAATGCTGGGATCGTATCGATAA